A section of the Clostridium omnivorum genome encodes:
- a CDS encoding response regulator transcription factor — MNLKILVVEDDFSINDILTFALKSEGYAIASAFSAKEARTKFEEFNPDLVLLDVNLPDESGFELCRSISAEYKIPVIMLTARNDIIDKILGLELGADDYITKPFNIKEVLARVKVALRRVDRYREQTEDNVYIKLSDSVKVDLEKRIVLRGSEEVKLKPKEYDLLVFFVKNRDRVFSREELLDKVWDYDYEGDLRTVDIHVRRLRAKLDSSGGQSIIDTVFGVGYVMRRRDEK, encoded by the coding sequence ATGAATTTAAAGATATTAGTAGTGGAGGATGATTTTTCAATAAATGATATACTAACTTTTGCATTAAAGAGTGAGGGATATGCAATAGCAAGTGCCTTTAGTGCAAAGGAAGCTAGAACTAAATTTGAAGAGTTTAACCCTGATTTGGTGTTGCTTGATGTTAATCTTCCGGATGAATCAGGGTTTGAGCTCTGCAGATCAATAAGTGCCGAATATAAAATACCAGTTATAATGCTTACTGCAAGAAATGATATAATTGATAAAATTCTTGGGCTGGAATTAGGTGCTGATGATTATATAACAAAACCCTTTAATATAAAAGAGGTTTTAGCCAGGGTAAAGGTTGCTCTTAGAAGAGTTGATAGATATAGAGAACAAACTGAGGATAATGTATATATAAAGCTAAGTGATAGTGTAAAGGTTGATTTGGAAAAGAGAATAGTTTTAAGAGGTAGTGAAGAAGTTAAGCTAAAGCCTAAGGAATATGATTTGCTGGTGTTTTTTGTTAAAAATAGGGATAGGGTATTCTCTAGAGAAGAGCTTTTGGATAAAGTATGGGACTACGATTATGAGGGAGATTTAAGAACAGTAGACATTCATGTTAGAAGATTAAGAGCAAAGCTGGATTCAAGTGGCGGTCAATCTATAATAGATACAGTATTTGGGGTTGGGTATGTAATGAGGCGCAGAGATGAAAAATAG
- a CDS encoding peptidoglycan-binding protein yields MQAINMSNAKGIDVSNYDTNVDWAKVKAAGYSFAFIKSTEGVTFVDQEFNRSYSNARANGIIAGPYHYARPYNDAIKEADFFVDTVRSFNGFQNGDLPPVLDIESNAGLGRAEIVSWCRTFINRVKDRTGLQPMLYTYLYFAKDYLDESLGDVLLWFARYGVNVPEDVAGWSKWTFLQYSDTGTVDGVNATAVDLNLFYGDETELIAFVNGKQGLVPSPNPTPMLRLGDTGKAVEGLQKQLAELGYYTDNIDGIFGPNTDKAVRLFQSINGLAVDGIVGPNTWDKLMNSPIKNPGTINNTGVLKLGDSGDAVTKLQSNLASLGFSPGTIDGIFGPNTEAAVRGFQGAYGITIDGIAGPQTLKAIDIALNLSKPTLSVGDSGAAVAELQQYLLNLGYSVGPVDGIFGRNTKRAVLAFQGTVGLTPDGIVGPKTWVAILVRS; encoded by the coding sequence ATGCAAGCAATTAATATGAGCAATGCAAAGGGCATTGATGTTTCAAATTATGATACCAATGTGGATTGGGCCAAGGTAAAAGCTGCGGGGTATTCTTTTGCATTTATAAAATCTACAGAAGGGGTAACCTTTGTAGATCAAGAATTTAATAGAAGCTATAGCAATGCTAGGGCAAATGGTATCATTGCTGGTCCTTACCATTACGCAAGACCTTATAATGATGCCATAAAGGAAGCGGATTTTTTTGTGGATACTGTTAGATCTTTTAACGGTTTTCAAAATGGAGATTTGCCACCAGTACTTGATATTGAGTCAAATGCTGGTTTAGGGCGAGCAGAAATAGTTAGCTGGTGCAGAACCTTTATTAATAGGGTAAAGGACAGAACAGGTCTGCAGCCTATGTTGTACACATATTTATATTTTGCAAAGGATTATCTTGACGAATCCTTAGGTGATGTACTATTGTGGTTTGCAAGATATGGAGTAAATGTGCCAGAGGATGTTGCAGGATGGAGTAAGTGGACTTTTCTTCAGTATTCCGATACAGGAACAGTTGATGGCGTTAATGCCACTGCGGTAGATTTAAATCTCTTCTATGGAGATGAAACAGAACTAATAGCTTTTGTTAATGGCAAACAGGGCCTAGTTCCAAGTCCAAATCCAACTCCTATGCTTAGATTAGGGGATACAGGAAAGGCTGTAGAGGGACTTCAAAAACAGCTTGCAGAGCTTGGATATTATACTGACAATATAGATGGAATTTTTGGACCTAATACGGATAAGGCAGTAAGATTATTTCAATCAATAAATGGCTTAGCTGTAGATGGTATTGTTGGTCCAAATACTTGGGATAAGTTGATGAATTCTCCAATAAAAAATCCTGGAACAATAAATAATACCGGTGTTTTGAAATTAGGAGATAGCGGGGATGCTGTAACGAAGCTTCAAAGTAATCTAGCAAGCCTTGGATTTTCACCTGGAACTATAGATGGTATATTTGGACCGAATACTGAAGCTGCAGTTAGAGGTTTCCAAGGGGCATATGGAATAACCATAGACGGAATTGCTGGACCGCAGACCTTAAAAGCAATAGATATAGCTCTAAATCTATCAAAGCCAACCTTAAGTGTTGGAGATTCTGGAGCAGCTGTAGCTGAACTTCAGCAGTATTTATTAAATTTGGGTTATTCAGTAGGCCCAGTAGATGGCATATTTGGGCGAAACACTAAGAGAGCTGTACTGGCATTTCAAGGAACAGTAGGCCTTACTCCAGATGGTATTGTTGGACCAAAAACCTGGGTAGCTATTCTTGTTAGAAGTTAA
- a CDS encoding bacteriohemerythrin codes for MFEWKKEYETKVDKIDEQHKKLFEIGNRLYELIKNDLVIDKYDKIMDIIVELKNYTVFHFQFEENYMMEIGYKKFLSHKVQHDDFIKKFNDIDFKKIDNSQDKYMLELMNFIYEWIDGHILGTDMQYVQK; via the coding sequence ATGTTTGAATGGAAGAAAGAATACGAAACTAAGGTAGATAAAATTGATGAGCAGCATAAAAAGTTATTCGAAATTGGAAACAGATTGTACGAGCTTATTAAGAATGATTTAGTTATTGATAAGTACGACAAAATTATGGATATTATAGTAGAACTTAAAAATTACACTGTATTTCACTTTCAATTTGAAGAAAATTATATGATGGAAATAGGATATAAAAAGTTCCTATCTCATAAGGTACAGCATGATGATTTTATAAAAAAATTCAATGATATTGACTTTAAGAAAATTGATAATAGCCAAGATAAATATATGTTAGAATTAATGAATTTCATATACGAATGGATTGATGGACATATACTTGGTACAGATATGCAGTATGTTCAAAAATAA